AAAAGAATTATTGCAAGGTTCTTGACTCAAAAACTGTTATATAATTATATGAAAACTGTTATATATAAAAAAAGAAAAGACTTAGATAAACTAAGTCTTTTCTCGCATTTAATCTTGTGAAGCACGGTATTCATCGTATTGTTTTTGCATTTCTTTCATTACTTTTTTCATACCTGCATCATTTAATTTCGCTTTGAATTTTTCTGTATATTCAACAGGATCCACTGTTCCTGTAAGAAGCGCCGGTGCAAATTCATTACACACATTGGTAATCGAAGCTATTTCAGTTCGAACTTTAGAGGAGTCAAAATAGAAACCTAAGCCCGGTGATGCAACTGATTTTTTATTGAATTCTTTAAATTGATCCCATTTATCCGCTGGCTCATCTTCATATAATTTTAGAATGAAGTGATTTCCAAGCGCATACGTTGGCATGCTGTAACGTTCCACACGTGCTGGTAGATCTTGAATTTTACCGTCATCTAACTCTTTATAATGGGTTCCTTCAATTCCTTTGTCGACTAAATTACGTAAATATTCATCCGTGTTTAGTAAATCAAGGAATTTCACTGCTTCTTCAGGGTGTTGGCTCGTAACAGAAACAGCTTGAATCGCACCAGTTACAGAGTTATTTTTGATGATAGGAGTTTCAGCAATTGGCTGTGTGACTACTTTATATTTGCCGCCTGTATTTTTATCCCAAATATTTTCTGCATATGGTTGGTATTTTTCAATCCGCACAAACCAGTTTTCTTTATCGTATGACCATGGATCTGTGGAGGTTGCGATATCTTTTGTGACATATCCTTTTTGGTAAAAGCTATGAAGCGATTTTAGGATATCTAATGTTTCGGGTTGCTCATAGAAGTTAACGATTTTGCCAGTGTCTTCATATTGATTTACTGCAAAAGGAAGAGGTACTGCATTATCAATCAAATAATCATATGGGAATGCTGGCTTAAAGTCTTTGTTCCCGCCGATTGGTGTGATACTTGGTTCGTTTTCTTTAATTGTTTTTAACATTGGTTCTAAATCGCTAAAGTTTTTTACTTTCGTTACGTCCATTTTATATTTATCGACAAGATTTTTGTTAAAAACGTATACTTGTTGCTCGCCGACTTCTTTGTTGGAAGGAACACCGTAAATGTTTCCGTCAATGGTTGCACCTTCCCAAAGTACATCATTTAACTCGGCTTTCATTTTCTTGCCTTCTTTATCTAGATATTTATTTAATGGCAAAAATGCGCCTTTTTGTGAGTAAGAAACGAATTCTCCCGCTGCAGAGTAAGCAATATCAAAGTTTTCACCTGAGTTAATAACGGTTTGCATCCGTTTG
The sequence above is drawn from the Listeria monocytogenes genome and encodes:
- a CDS encoding ABC transporter substrate-binding protein; the protein is MKKKWGVIIASLCLLLGLSACGSDEKADANEVPTLKWYMIGTPQKDTEEVMKEVNKYTEEKIGVKVEMTQIDWGDYGKRMQTVINSGENFDIAYSAAGEFVSYSQKGAFLPLNKYLDKEGKKMKAELNDVLWEGATIDGNIYGVPSNKEVGEQQVYVFNKNLVDKYKMDVTKVKNFSDLEPMLKTIKENEPSITPIGGNKDFKPAFPYDYLIDNAVPLPFAVNQYEDTGKIVNFYEQPETLDILKSLHSFYQKGYVTKDIATSTDPWSYDKENWFVRIEKYQPYAENIWDKNTGGKYKVVTQPIAETPIIKNNSVTGAIQAVSVTSQHPEEAVKFLDLLNTDEYLRNLVDKGIEGTHYKELDDGKIQDLPARVERYSMPTYALGNHFILKLYEDEPADKWDQFKEFNKKSVASPGLGFYFDSSKVRTEIASITNVCNEFAPALLTGTVDPVEYTEKFKAKLNDAGMKKVMKEMQKQYDEYRASQD